ccgccgccccctcAGGACGCGCCGCCATCTTGTGCCGGTCCCGCCGCCGCCGTCGCGATGCCGGAGGATCATGACTGGGAGGCGTACAAGGTGCCCCCGACCCGCACCCCCGTCGTCGAGAGTACCACGTCGGTGCCCAACCCCGTGAACTTCATTCAGACCGTCTTCAGCAATGTCCTGGACAAGCCCGTCACCTTCGTCCGAGGTACCGGCGAGGGGGGATCGCTGCCGGTGGGAGTTGCGCTTCGACCTGGGGACGGGGACACCGGGACGGGCACACCGGGGTAAAGGCGTGGGGACACGGGCACCGCGACAGGGAGAGAGGACAGGCAAGGACACAGGGACAGTGGCCCAGACAGTAACACAGCAcgggcagagggacagggacagcacagggagcactgcagggacactgACACAGGGGCATGGGACGGACACAGGGACAATACACAGCGTGGATACCGGGAGGCCGGGACATGGGACACCGCATGGACACTGCGAGAGATGCAGGGCACGGGACACAGACAAGACcacagcatggccaggacagacccagggacatggcagggacacagggacagacacacagctgggcacaggagcCGGACACAGACAcggacctgctgctgcccaggacGGAGGcaccaggctggggcaggagctggggctgtgctgcccttcgGGGTTCGGGGGCGTCTGACCCGGCTGTCCCCACAGAGTGGATCGAGCGGCAGCAATCCAAGAACAAGTTCTATTACTACCACCAGAAGTTCCGCCGCGTGCCCGACGTGAGCGAGTGCCTGGAGGGCGACTACCTGTGCTTCTTCGAGGCCGAGGCACAGTGGAGGAGGGACAGGTACGGCTGTCCCGGGCAAGGTcacagctctgggcactcagccctgggagctgcagcatctcctgccccCACCCCATTACACCTCTCCCAcctcagccctcccagccctggacagggtggcactggggaccAAGATCCTGCAGGACCCCGTGCTGACATTCTGTGGGGTGTGCTCCCCCCTTGGTGCAGGTTCTGTGTCGTCTCTGGTGAGGATTATAGCACAGCCATCTTTCCCGCAGGTTGGTTGATGCGGAAATCGTGGAGATAGTCCGGGAGAGGCTGGGAGCGTGCAAG
This genomic window from Pithys albifrons albifrons isolate INPA30051 chromosome 16, PitAlb_v1, whole genome shotgun sequence contains:
- the NDUFB10 gene encoding NADH dehydrogenase [ubiquinone] 1 beta subcomplex subunit 10, whose product is MPEDHDWEAYKVPPTRTPVVESTTSVPNPVNFIQTVFSNVLDKPVTFVREWIERQQSKNKFYYYHQKFRRVPDVSECLEGDYLCFFEAEAQWRRDRLVDAEIVEIVRERLGACKQREGPNEFQNCAKEAELLKQVTKAYQDRYGDLGYHGNARKCLMKQKHRMMEERKAAQAKQAEES